Proteins from one Prevotella sp. E2-28 genomic window:
- a CDS encoding amidophosphoribosyltransferase: MGGFFGTISTRDCVNDLFYGTDYNSHLGTKRAGLVTFDKEKGFSRSIHSLERDYFRSKFEDELHEFCGNQGLGVISDTDPQPIIINSHLGRYAVVTVAKINNLREIADELLAQRMHLSEQSANNLNQTELVALIINMGSTFVEGINMVYRKIKGSCSMLILTEDGIIAARDVLGRTPIVIGKKETHQLSPIGTDDCVKAYAVCSETTSFPNLDYKPVRDLGPGEIVRLHADSFEVLQPAFKRCQICSFLWVYYGFPASNYEGINTEYVREKNGRMMGEKDDVEADLVCGIPDSGVGMALGYAEGSGIPYKRAVLKYTPTWPRSFTPGNQSRRDLVAKMKLIPNTALLKDQRVVFCDDSIVRGTQLRDNAREFVQNGAKEVHVRISCPPLVYGCPFIGFTSSKSDLELITRRIIRDFEGDDKANLDKYSQTDSPEYKRMVDEIARRLGLTSLKFAHIEDLIESIGLPKSHVCTHCFDGSSYDQQGDGEFFG, from the coding sequence ATGGGCGGATTTTTCGGAACCATTTCCACACGTGACTGCGTAAACGATTTGTTTTACGGCACAGACTACAATTCTCATCTTGGTACAAAACGTGCAGGTCTTGTGACCTTTGACAAGGAAAAAGGCTTCAGTAGAAGCATTCACTCCCTGGAGCGCGACTATTTCCGCTCAAAGTTCGAGGACGAACTCCATGAGTTCTGCGGTAATCAGGGACTTGGCGTGATTAGCGACACCGACCCTCAGCCTATCATCATCAACTCACATCTGGGCCGCTATGCCGTGGTTACTGTTGCAAAGATCAACAACCTGCGCGAGATTGCCGATGAACTCCTTGCCCAGCGCATGCACCTCAGCGAACAAAGTGCCAACAACTTGAATCAGACCGAGTTGGTGGCATTAATTATTAATATGGGATCCACTTTCGTCGAGGGTATTAATATGGTGTATCGTAAGATCAAGGGCTCGTGCTCCATGCTCATCCTCACCGAAGACGGTATCATTGCCGCCCGCGACGTTCTGGGCCGCACTCCTATTGTTATTGGTAAGAAAGAAACACATCAGCTTTCACCCATCGGCACCGACGACTGCGTGAAAGCCTACGCCGTGTGCAGCGAGACCACCAGTTTCCCCAATCTGGACTATAAGCCCGTGCGCGACCTGGGCCCCGGCGAGATAGTTCGCCTCCATGCCGACAGCTTCGAGGTGCTGCAGCCAGCCTTCAAGCGCTGCCAGATCTGTTCGTTCCTGTGGGTTTATTACGGTTTCCCCGCTTCCAACTACGAAGGTATCAATACCGAATATGTACGCGAGAAAAACGGACGTATGATGGGCGAGAAAGACGATGTTGAGGCCGACCTTGTATGCGGTATCCCCGATAGTGGCGTGGGTATGGCCCTTGGTTATGCCGAAGGTTCCGGCATCCCTTACAAGCGTGCCGTCCTGAAATACACGCCTACATGGCCCCGTTCGTTTACTCCTGGCAACCAGAGCCGTCGTGACCTCGTGGCCAAGATGAAGCTCATTCCCAATACAGCCCTTTTGAAAGACCAGCGCGTGGTGTTCTGCGACGACTCCATCGTGCGTGGCACGCAGTTGCGCGACAATGCCCGCGAGTTTGTTCAGAATGGTGCCAAGGAGGTGCATGTGCGCATCTCTTGTCCGCCCCTGGTCTATGGCTGTCCGTTCATTGGCTTTACCAGCAGCAAGAGCGACCTGGAGCTCATCACCCGCCGCATTATCCGCGACTTCGAGGGCGACGACAAGGCCAATCTGGACAAATACTCACAGACCGACTCGCCCGAATACAAGCGCATGGTAGATGAGATTGCCCGCCGACTGGGTCTCACCTCTCTGAAGTTTGCCCATATCGAGGACCTCATCGAGTCTATCGGTCTGCCTAAGAGTCATGTCTGCACCCACTGCTTCGATGGTAGTAGCTACGACCAGCAGGGCGACGGCGAATTCTTTGGATAA
- a CDS encoding MFS transporter has product MTQDRLWNANYCKVMAANFALFFAFYVLTPLLPLYLSEHFGATKDVIGMVLSGYTVTALLFRPFSGYVVDTFPRKTVLIICYTAFAIFFAGYLAASTLLLFLIVRTLHGGPFGGLTVANSTVAIDVLPSSRRTEGIGYYGLSNNLAMAIAPTIGIFVYQWSGSFELLFWIALAVAFGGLLIDSTVKTRPLPLPKGRRVITFDRFFLLRGWLLGLNMVAFGFSFGVLSNYLAIYGKEVMGITGGTGTYFMLCSVGLILSRIQGGKALRKGRLTHNAGSGMVISLIGYTLFILMPTIHQFSILRSAPCDALLAKNSEFLIPIGYYGSALLIGLGNGHMWPAFQNMTINVASNNQRGTANSTILISWDIGMGLGILVGGVIAELISYGAAFWTVVLINGSGVALFFLATKQFFLKRNLNPTVH; this is encoded by the coding sequence ATGACACAAGACAGACTTTGGAACGCGAACTACTGTAAGGTGATGGCAGCAAATTTTGCGCTGTTCTTTGCCTTCTATGTGCTGACGCCGCTGCTGCCGCTTTATCTGAGCGAGCACTTTGGTGCCACGAAGGATGTGATAGGTATGGTGCTGTCGGGCTATACGGTCACAGCTCTGCTGTTTCGTCCTTTCAGCGGATATGTGGTAGATACCTTTCCACGTAAGACAGTACTTATCATCTGCTACACTGCTTTTGCCATCTTCTTTGCTGGTTATCTGGCAGCCTCCACCTTATTATTATTTTTAATTGTACGCACGCTACATGGCGGACCCTTTGGCGGTCTGACTGTAGCTAATAGCACCGTAGCTATTGATGTGCTGCCAAGCAGTAGGCGTACAGAGGGTATTGGCTATTACGGACTCTCGAACAATCTGGCAATGGCCATCGCCCCTACTATCGGCATCTTCGTGTATCAATGGAGTGGCAGTTTTGAATTGCTGTTCTGGATAGCATTGGCAGTAGCTTTCGGCGGACTGCTGATAGATAGTACAGTGAAGACCCGTCCCCTGCCCCTCCCTAAAGGGCGGAGAGTGATTACCTTCGACCGTTTCTTCCTGTTACGAGGCTGGCTCTTGGGTCTGAATATGGTGGCTTTCGGTTTTAGTTTCGGCGTGTTGAGTAATTATCTGGCTATCTACGGCAAAGAGGTTATGGGGATTACTGGTGGCACAGGCACGTACTTCATGCTATGCAGCGTGGGGCTTATCCTGTCACGCATACAAGGTGGCAAGGCATTGAGAAAAGGCAGGTTGACACATAATGCGGGTAGCGGCATGGTGATATCACTCATCGGCTATACCTTATTTATATTAATGCCCACAATTCATCAATTCTCAATTCTTCGCTCGGCGCCTTGCGACGCTTTGCTTGCAAAGAATTCTGAATTCTTAATTCCTATCGGCTACTACGGCTCTGCCTTACTGATTGGTTTGGGAAATGGACACATGTGGCCTGCTTTCCAGAATATGACGATTAACGTGGCTAGCAACAACCAAAGGGGTACGGCCAACAGCACCATCTTAATCTCGTGGGATATCGGCATGGGACTGGGCATCCTTGTAGGAGGTGTCATCGCTGAGTTAATCAGCTATGGCGCTGCCTTCTGGACTGTAGTGCTCATCAATGGCTCAGGCGTCGCCCTGTTCTTCCTGGCAACGAAACAATTTTTCCTGAAACGAAACCTGAATCCTACTGTCCACTAA
- a CDS encoding phosphatase PAP2 family protein, with protein sequence MIKNIFAVEKKPKTGLMAVEWIMMAYTLFTTIFILVTWVRLSHPTDMLWFRAQAVILTLALWGVYRLYPSKLTTLFRVSGQLLLLSWWYPDTYELNRIFPNLDHVFAGYEQSLFGFQPALEFCQSWSHPIISELLSMGYVSYYPLFVGITIFYFLWRYEHFERTAFIVVGSFFLFYLIFIFLPVAGPQFYFKVVGVEQIAQGIFPNIGNYFDTIQFDVHNRDFILPIPGWEDGWMYKALVIAHDAGERPTAAFPSSHVGVATIVMWLAWETKNRKLFFVFLPFAVLLFFGTFYIQAHYAIDAIAGLFFGTLFYFLLKWGYNLHSI encoded by the coding sequence TTGATTAAGAACATTTTTGCTGTAGAAAAGAAGCCCAAGACAGGATTGATGGCGGTGGAGTGGATCATGATGGCCTACACGCTGTTTACAACAATTTTTATCTTGGTAACATGGGTGCGACTCAGTCACCCAACAGATATGCTGTGGTTCAGAGCGCAAGCCGTCATCTTGACATTGGCGCTTTGGGGCGTTTATCGTCTGTACCCTAGTAAGCTGACAACACTGTTTCGTGTATCGGGGCAGTTGCTGTTGCTGTCGTGGTGGTATCCTGATACTTATGAGCTGAACCGTATCTTCCCCAACCTCGACCATGTGTTTGCGGGTTATGAGCAGTCGCTCTTTGGTTTCCAACCAGCGTTGGAGTTCTGTCAGTCGTGGTCACACCCCATCATCAGCGAGTTGCTGTCTATGGGTTACGTCAGTTATTATCCGCTGTTCGTAGGCATCACCATCTTCTATTTCTTATGGCGCTATGAGCATTTTGAGCGTACAGCCTTCATCGTTGTAGGCTCGTTCTTCTTGTTCTACCTCATCTTCATCTTCCTGCCCGTAGCAGGTCCGCAGTTCTATTTCAAGGTCGTAGGTGTAGAGCAGATAGCACAGGGTATCTTTCCGAATATCGGCAATTATTTCGATACCATACAGTTCGACGTGCACAATCGCGACTTCATCTTGCCCATACCTGGTTGGGAAGACGGTTGGATGTATAAGGCCCTTGTCATTGCCCATGATGCAGGCGAACGTCCTACGGCAGCTTTCCCCAGCAGTCATGTGGGTGTAGCTACTATTGTGATGTGGTTGGCATGGGAAACAAAAAACAGGAAGCTCTTTTTTGTCTTCCTGCCCTTCGCTGTATTGTTATTCTTCGGCACCTTCTATATCCAGGCCCACTATGCCATCGATGCCATTGCCGGTCTGTTCTTCGGCACGCTGTTCTACTTCCTGCTGAAGTGGGGATATAATTTGCACAGTATATGA
- a CDS encoding NAD(P)-dependent oxidoreductase — protein sequence MKILITGASGFIGSFIVEEALKRGFETWAAVRGSSKKDFLQDERIHFIELNLSSQEQLEAQLKDHVFDYVVHAAGVTKCLNTADFRRINTEGTKNLVRALINLKMPLKRFVYLSSLSVFGAIHEQQPYVEIKETDTPQPNTEYGKSKLEAEQWLESVEFPYVILRPTGVYGPRERDYFLMAKSIKQHSDFAVGYQQQDITFVYVLDVVQAVFLACEKGQTGRKYFLSDGEVYQSTTFSDLIRKELGNPWWIRITAPIWVLRVITFFGDKWGHITGKISALNNDKYHILKQRNWRCDIEPAIKELGYKPEYTLEKGVPLTIKWYKDNGWL from the coding sequence ATGAAAATACTCATTACTGGAGCCAGCGGATTTATCGGCTCGTTTATCGTGGAAGAGGCGCTGAAGCGCGGGTTTGAGACGTGGGCTGCCGTCAGGGGAAGTAGTAAGAAGGACTTCCTGCAGGACGAGCGCATCCACTTCATTGAACTGAACCTGAGCAGTCAGGAGCAACTGGAAGCGCAGCTGAAAGATCATGTGTTCGATTATGTGGTACATGCCGCAGGTGTGACGAAATGTCTGAACACCGCCGACTTCCGTCGTATTAACACTGAGGGTACGAAGAACTTGGTGCGTGCGCTCATCAACCTGAAGATGCCCCTGAAGCGTTTCGTTTACCTCAGTTCGCTGAGTGTCTTTGGTGCTATCCATGAGCAGCAGCCCTACGTGGAAATCAAGGAGACGGATACGCCCCAGCCCAACACGGAGTATGGTAAGAGCAAGCTGGAGGCAGAACAGTGGCTGGAAAGTGTAGAGTTTCCTTATGTCATCCTTCGTCCTACAGGTGTTTATGGCCCTCGTGAGCGCGACTATTTCCTGATGGCAAAGAGTATTAAGCAGCATTCCGACTTTGCTGTGGGCTATCAGCAGCAGGACATCACGTTTGTCTATGTGCTCGATGTGGTGCAGGCTGTCTTCCTGGCTTGTGAGAAAGGACAGACAGGCCGAAAGTATTTCCTCTCTGATGGCGAGGTATATCAGTCAACTACTTTCTCAGACCTCATCCGCAAGGAGTTGGGCAACCCTTGGTGGATTCGTATCACGGCGCCTATCTGGGTGTTGCGTGTCATCACCTTCTTTGGCGATAAATGGGGACATATCACAGGTAAGATATCTGCCCTGAATAATGATAAATACCATATCCTGAAGCAGCGCAACTGGCGTTGCGACATTGAGCCGGCAATCAAGGAACTGGGCTACAAACCAGAATACACACTGGAGAAGGGCGTACCTCTCACTATCAAATGGTATAAGGATAACGGCTGGCTTTAA
- a CDS encoding family 43 glycosylhydrolase, with product MKQFFILLFGLLTGASAYAQTEVTTTEAKSLYKDVSKKRTSVHDPSVVYEPNSQRYYIFGSHRAQAYTTDLQNWTWFTSPWKVGSNNNASNDAAFVTPKVTKVKKGGVEVDLPAFNAKDWAARTDAGYSINGNMWAPDVIWNPVMQKWCQYLSVNGDGWHSSIILLTSDNIEGPYEYQAPVVISGFDNGSHSFKDTDVELVLGTMTTLPSRYNSPWAHTSKASLPNNIDPCVFYDEEGNLWMAYGSWSGGIFILELDEETGLRDYDVTYSTTNGDPYFGKRIAGGYYVSGEGAYIEYIGGYYYLFMSYGFLDQKGGYEMRVFRSKNPNGPYTDGGARNAVFDSYVLNYGPNAGARGEKLMGPYSHWGYMSQGERSQGHNSVIDAPDGRTYLIYHTRFCNDNKDENEGHQVRVHQLFQNKNGWLVASPFEYNGETITNEDIKTKQPFEKEQIIGNYSLLIHKFANNHNNLEQVEPVSITLNTDGTITGSKTGKWSIDEGTHYITLTLSNTNYFGVVYEETMDYTNMHAIAITAVTNGGISAWAYKLHPKYELAYQIKNQKLPVSYNQSIKKNVDLYGSMPLYGDHTTLQWTSSNPTVINDYGKYYPLGLEEDTEVTLTARLTCADYFWQESYPVKALSEANAKYATETWADGMLAHYEFDDEELTNKLNKSEKAVLKHNSTTASPIVDDTEQLRNGNTVHLNFGANGKESYVSMPNPLKGKDLSNGATISFFVKRTDDNLWDALLGMSDGTQRLYLTGNLYAGFNDGNGNYIDINHPETVKTDKLQPGKWNMVTITFSRTVNSTSGGITIYVNGNKNTDKYKESLNGKEATTKQGFDYNLILDLMASCDELYLGNGSFWGSADARFDDVMVYDRTLSYVEVIALQQMTDRSNINSKTDGILENVTIEKCKNENVYDLQGRRLENPRNGLYIKNGKKILVR from the coding sequence ATGAAACAATTCTTCATTTTACTATTTGGCCTGCTAACTGGAGCATCGGCCTATGCACAGACTGAAGTGACTACTACTGAAGCAAAATCACTTTACAAGGATGTCTCGAAAAAACGAACGAGCGTACACGACCCATCGGTAGTGTATGAACCTAATAGTCAGCGCTATTATATCTTTGGTTCGCATCGCGCCCAGGCTTATACCACCGACCTGCAGAACTGGACGTGGTTCACATCGCCTTGGAAGGTAGGCAGTAATAATAATGCCAGCAATGATGCTGCCTTCGTAACGCCTAAGGTAACAAAGGTGAAGAAAGGCGGGGTGGAGGTTGATCTGCCTGCTTTCAATGCCAAGGACTGGGCCGCACGCACGGATGCCGGCTACAGTATCAACGGCAATATGTGGGCACCGGATGTTATCTGGAACCCCGTGATGCAGAAATGGTGCCAGTATCTGAGTGTGAACGGCGATGGCTGGCATTCCAGCATCATCTTGCTCACATCAGATAATATTGAAGGACCATACGAGTATCAGGCACCTGTGGTGATCAGTGGCTTTGATAATGGCAGCCATTCATTTAAGGATACCGACGTGGAACTGGTATTGGGCACGATGACCACCCTACCCTCGCGCTATAACAGTCCCTGGGCACATACCTCAAAAGCCAGTCTGCCGAATAACATTGACCCCTGCGTGTTCTATGATGAGGAGGGCAACCTCTGGATGGCCTATGGCTCATGGAGTGGTGGCATCTTTATACTGGAACTTGATGAAGAGACTGGTCTGCGCGACTATGACGTGACTTACAGCACCACAAATGGTGACCCCTATTTCGGTAAGCGCATAGCAGGTGGCTACTACGTATCAGGCGAAGGTGCCTATATAGAATATATCGGTGGCTACTATTACCTGTTTATGAGCTATGGTTTCCTAGATCAGAAAGGTGGTTATGAGATGCGCGTGTTCCGCTCAAAAAATCCTAACGGTCCTTATACCGATGGAGGCGCTCGCAATGCCGTCTTTGATAGTTACGTACTTAACTACGGCCCAAACGCAGGTGCTCGCGGCGAGAAACTAATGGGGCCTTACAGCCACTGGGGCTATATGTCACAGGGCGAGCGTTCACAGGGTCACAACTCCGTAATTGATGCCCCCGATGGTCGCACCTATCTGATTTATCATACCCGCTTCTGTAATGATAATAAAGATGAAAACGAAGGGCATCAGGTACGCGTGCATCAGTTGTTCCAGAACAAGAACGGCTGGCTCGTTGCCTCTCCCTTTGAATATAATGGTGAGACAATTACCAACGAGGATATCAAGACAAAGCAGCCTTTTGAGAAAGAACAGATAATAGGCAACTACAGTCTGCTGATTCATAAGTTTGCCAACAACCACAACAACCTGGAACAGGTAGAGCCCGTGTCTATTACACTGAATACCGACGGCACCATCACAGGCAGCAAGACAGGCAAATGGAGCATTGACGAAGGTACGCATTATATCACCCTGACCCTTAGCAATACAAACTATTTCGGTGTAGTTTATGAAGAGACGATGGACTATACCAATATGCATGCTATTGCTATTACTGCCGTTACTAATGGCGGTATCAGCGCTTGGGCTTATAAACTGCATCCGAAGTACGAACTGGCTTATCAAATCAAGAATCAGAAACTGCCCGTTTCCTATAATCAGAGCATCAAGAAGAATGTGGACCTCTACGGCAGTATGCCGCTCTATGGTGATCATACTACCCTGCAGTGGACTAGCAGTAACCCCACTGTCATCAACGACTACGGTAAGTATTACCCCTTAGGACTGGAAGAGGACACCGAAGTGACACTCACAGCCCGTCTTACCTGTGCTGATTATTTCTGGCAGGAGTCATATCCCGTCAAAGCCCTTTCAGAAGCCAATGCCAAATATGCTACAGAGACATGGGCCGACGGAATGCTGGCTCATTATGAATTCGATGATGAGGAACTGACAAACAAGCTGAACAAATCTGAAAAGGCTGTGCTGAAACATAACAGTACAACGGCTTCACCCATCGTTGATGATACTGAACAGTTGCGTAATGGCAATACCGTTCACTTGAACTTTGGTGCCAACGGTAAAGAGAGTTACGTCTCAATGCCTAACCCACTGAAGGGAAAGGACCTCAGCAACGGTGCTACCATCTCATTCTTCGTGAAGCGCACGGATGATAACCTATGGGATGCTTTGTTGGGCATGAGCGATGGTACTCAGCGCCTCTATCTCACGGGTAATCTCTATGCAGGCTTTAATGACGGCAATGGTAATTACATAGATATTAATCATCCAGAGACGGTGAAGACCGATAAGTTGCAGCCTGGCAAATGGAATATGGTGACCATCACCTTCTCGCGCACCGTCAACTCTACGTCTGGTGGTATCACCATCTATGTGAATGGCAATAAGAATACAGATAAATACAAGGAGTCGCTCAATGGTAAGGAAGCCACCACGAAACAAGGATTCGACTATAACTTGATACTCGACCTCATGGCTTCATGCGATGAATTGTATCTTGGAAACGGCTCGTTCTGGGGTTCTGCCGATGCCCGCTTTGACGATGTGATGGTCTATGACCGCACGCTCAGTTACGTAGAGGTGATAGCGCTGCAACAGATGACCGATCGCAGTAACATAAACAGCAAGACTGATGGCATTCTAGAAAATGTAACAATTGAAAAATGTAAAAACGAAAATGTCTACGACCTGCAAGGACGTCGCTTAGAGAATCCACGAAATGGACTCTATATCAAGAACGGTAAAAAGATACTGGTACGTTAA
- a CDS encoding pyridoxamine kinase, whose translation MKKVLLVNDVAGYGKVGMAAMLPILSYMGIPAFNLPTALVSNTLDYGDFAMQDTTAYMRQTLPVWKKLGFRFDAICTGLMFSEEQSRLVAQFCRDQSEQGCTIFVDPVMGDGGKLYNGIGEDQVRLMREMVSVAHLIFPNYTEACHLTGEPFKQEGMTRHEACELLDKLVKLGTRSAIITSCFIDNKNQVCGYDAATGKYFFHDYDEIPGLYHGTGDIFSAVLIGHLMKQESLSASTRQAMDVVREMIYRNRDVEDRCCGIFIERCLDLL comes from the coding sequence TTGAAAAAGGTTCTTTTAGTCAATGATGTAGCAGGGTATGGCAAAGTAGGTATGGCTGCCATGCTTCCTATCCTGTCGTATATGGGTATTCCCGCTTTCAACCTGCCTACGGCATTGGTATCTAACACGCTGGACTATGGTGATTTCGCCATGCAGGATACCACTGCCTATATGCGCCAGACCCTGCCCGTCTGGAAAAAACTTGGTTTTCGTTTTGATGCTATCTGTACGGGATTGATGTTCAGCGAGGAACAGTCGCGCCTAGTGGCGCAGTTCTGTCGTGACCAGTCCGAACAGGGATGTACTATCTTCGTGGACCCCGTGATGGGCGATGGTGGTAAGTTGTATAATGGTATTGGTGAGGATCAGGTGCGACTGATGCGTGAGATGGTTAGCGTGGCTCATCTCATTTTCCCTAACTATACGGAGGCTTGTCATCTTACGGGAGAACCTTTCAAACAGGAAGGTATGACGCGTCACGAGGCTTGTGAGCTGCTTGATAAGCTGGTGAAGCTGGGCACACGCTCGGCAATCATCACCAGTTGCTTCATTGACAATAAGAATCAGGTGTGTGGCTATGATGCTGCCACAGGCAAATATTTCTTCCACGACTACGACGAGATTCCAGGATTGTATCACGGCACGGGCGATATCTTCTCGGCTGTGCTTATCGGCCATCTGATGAAGCAGGAGTCACTCTCTGCCAGTACTCGTCAGGCTATGGACGTGGTGCGTGAAATGATATACCGCAACCGCGATGTGGAAGATCGCTGCTGCGGCATATTTATTGAGCGTTGTCTGGATTTGCTTTAA
- a CDS encoding aldo/keto reductase, with protein MDKYFADPLRYDGGMKYERCGRSGVMLPKVSLGFWHNFGGVDPYERSREITRYAFDHGVVHFDLANNYGPPYGSAEETMGRLMDDDFAPYRDELFISTKAGYDMWAGPYGNWGSRKYLMASLDQSLKRMHLDYVDLFYSHRYDPETPLEETLQALVDIVRSGKALYVGISRWPLEATKFAEQYLRERDVPMLIYQGRLNMLDRAPQEEGILDFCAEKGIGFISFSPLAQGLLTDRYLNGIPADSRMSKGKFLKESMLTDELLAKIRSYNEQAQKRGETLAEMALAWILAQRGVTSVLVGASSTQQLEKNLKCINAESF; from the coding sequence ATGGATAAATATTTTGCAGACCCGCTGCGTTATGATGGCGGAATGAAGTATGAGAGGTGCGGACGCTCGGGCGTCATGCTGCCGAAAGTGTCGCTGGGATTCTGGCATAACTTCGGTGGGGTGGATCCGTATGAACGCTCACGTGAGATTACGCGTTATGCCTTCGACCACGGCGTGGTGCATTTCGACTTGGCCAACAACTACGGACCTCCTTACGGTTCGGCTGAGGAAACGATGGGCCGACTGATGGATGATGACTTCGCACCTTATCGTGATGAACTCTTTATCTCTACTAAGGCTGGTTATGATATGTGGGCAGGCCCTTATGGCAACTGGGGGTCCAGGAAGTATCTGATGGCATCGCTCGATCAGAGTCTGAAGCGTATGCATCTGGACTACGTGGACCTCTTCTATAGTCATCGCTATGATCCAGAGACACCTCTGGAGGAGACCCTTCAGGCTTTGGTGGATATTGTGCGTAGCGGGAAGGCCCTTTATGTAGGTATCTCGCGCTGGCCATTGGAAGCCACGAAGTTTGCTGAGCAGTATCTGCGTGAGCGCGATGTGCCCATGCTGATTTATCAGGGTCGCCTGAATATGCTCGACCGTGCACCTCAGGAGGAGGGAATCTTGGATTTCTGTGCTGAGAAGGGTATTGGCTTTATCTCGTTCTCGCCTTTGGCTCAAGGTCTGCTTACCGATCGCTATCTGAATGGTATCCCTGCGGATTCGCGTATGTCGAAAGGGAAGTTCCTAAAGGAGAGTATGCTGACTGATGAGCTCTTGGCAAAAATACGCTCCTATAACGAGCAGGCTCAGAAAAGAGGTGAGACACTAGCTGAAATGGCACTGGCCTGGATTCTGGCTCAGCGTGGCGTGACCTCGGTGCTGGTAGGTGCTAGCAGTACACAGCAATTGGAGAAGAATTTGAAGTGCATTAATGCAGAAAGTTTTTAG